The DNA window CCGTAGTCCTGCGCGATCTGGTCGAGGGCGGCGAGCAGGTCTTCGCGGCGCACCCGGGCCAGTTCGGCGACGGCCGCCGGATCGGGCGCGGCGCCGAGCACCCGGCCGAGCATCCTGGTCAGCAGCGCGCCGTCGTCGTGGCGGTTCTGCGCGTTCGTTGCGAGGAAGTCGTCCATCACCGTGGCGAGCGGGACCTCGAGCGCCAGCAGGATCATCGCGATCATGAAACCGGTGCGGTCCTTGCCGGCGGCGCAGTGGACCAGCATGGGGATGCTGTCCTCGTCCTGCAGCATGGCGAACAGCCGGCTCAGGTGGGACGCGCATGCGGCCGGCAGGCTGCGGTAGACGGCCAGCATGCCCAGCCTGACGCCATGGGGCGTCGGATCCGCGGCAAACCGGGCGGTCCAGTGCGCGTCGCCGGCGCGCAGGTCGGCCCCGATGTCGAACTCGACGACCAGCGGTGTCTTGTCGTGCGGCCAGCGGCTGGCCTGCGCACGGCGCTCCGACGCCGTGCGCAGGTCGCAGACCAGACGGATATCGAGTGCGCGCAGCCGCGCCAGGTCGCCTTCGCTCAATGTGGACAAGTGGCCTGAACGGTACAGCACGCGGCGGCGGACCTGGCGGCCGTCGGTCGTGCGGTACCCGCCCGCATCGCGGAAGTTGGGCGCACTGGAAAGTAGGGGGGATGCATGCATGGTTGGCTCCTCTGTCGACGCCGCCAATGATATCAAAAGATTTTAATCATATATATAATTGAGATGACTTCACAACGATGACGGAGACATCATGCAACCACCCCTCACCCGGCATGCTATCGGGTTGCTGTTCCTTGCGCTGATCCTGGCCGAGTGCACGGCCGCGCTCGAGCTGACCATGACCCTCGGCGCGCTGCCGGCGATCCTGAAGGCATACCCTCGCAATCCCGCCGTGCAATGGGTGATCACCTCCCATTTCCTCGTCTACGCCGGCGGCGCGGCGGTGTGCGGAAGGCTCGGCGACTTGTACGGGCTCAAGCGTGTGATGTTGTGCGTGCTCGGGATCGCCCTCTGCGGCTCGCTGCTGAGCGCAACGACCTCGGGCCTGGCATTCATGATCGTGGGCCGCGGCATGCAGGGCCTGGCGGGGGCGCTCGTGCCGCTGTCCTACGGTGTGGTGCGGCGCAGCCTGCCGCAGGCACGTATTCCGCTGGCGGTGAGCATCGTCGCGGTGTCGGCCACGGTGACCAGCAGCGTCGGCCTGC is part of the Massilia putida genome and encodes:
- a CDS encoding tyrosine-protein phosphatase; amino-acid sequence: MHASPLLSSAPNFRDAGGYRTTDGRQVRRRVLYRSGHLSTLSEGDLARLRALDIRLVCDLRTASERRAQASRWPHDKTPLVVEFDIGADLRAGDAHWTARFAADPTPHGVRLGMLAVYRSLPAACASHLSRLFAMLQDEDSIPMLVHCAAGKDRTGFMIAMILLALEVPLATVMDDFLATNAQNRHDDGALLTRMLGRVLGAAPDPAAVAELARVRREDLLAALDQIAQDYGTVADYLAGACGIDDARRERLHRLFLVPRGLEA